The following proteins come from a genomic window of Acinetobacter sp. SAAs474:
- the rpsG gene encoding 30S ribosomal protein S7, which translates to MPRRRVVAAREILPDPKFSSQTIAKFMNHVMQDGKKSIAESIVYGALDRVQEKSKVDPVEFFEATLEKVRPMVEVKARRVGGATYQVPMEVRPSRRTALAMRWLVDAAAKRSEKTMALRLAGELLDAAEGKGAAVKKREDVHRMAEANKAFSHYRF; encoded by the coding sequence ATGCCAAGACGTCGCGTAGTCGCTGCTCGTGAAATCCTTCCGGATCCTAAATTCAGTAGCCAAACAATCGCTAAATTCATGAACCACGTAATGCAAGATGGTAAAAAATCTATTGCTGAAAGTATCGTTTACGGTGCTTTAGACCGCGTTCAAGAAAAATCTAAAGTAGACCCAGTTGAATTTTTCGAAGCTACGCTTGAAAAAGTTCGCCCTATGGTTGAAGTAAAAGCACGCCGTGTTGGTGGTGCTACTTATCAAGTTCCTATGGAAGTACGCCCATCCCGTCGTACAGCTTTAGCGATGCGTTGGTTAGTAGATGCTGCTGCTAAGCGTTCTGAAAAAACTATGGCTTTACGTCTTGCTGGTGAGTTGCTTGATGCAGCTGAAGGTAAAGGCGCAGCAGTTAAAAAACGTGAAGATGTGCACCGTATGGCTGAAGCCAACAAAGCATTCTCTCACTACCGTTTCTAA
- the rpsL gene encoding 30S ribosomal protein S12: MATTNQLIRKGRTTLVEKSKVPALKACPQRRGVCTRVYTTTPKKPNSAMRKVCRVRLTSGFEVSSYIGGEGHNLQEHSVVLIRGGRVKDLPGVRYHTVRGSLDCAGVKDRNQSRSKYGTKRPKK, encoded by the coding sequence ATGGCAACAACAAATCAGTTGATCCGTAAGGGTCGCACAACTTTAGTTGAAAAATCTAAAGTTCCTGCGTTGAAGGCTTGTCCACAACGTCGTGGTGTTTGTACACGTGTTTATACAACTACACCTAAAAAACCTAACTCAGCAATGCGTAAAGTTTGCCGTGTACGCTTAACTTCTGGCTTTGAAGTATCAAGCTATATCGGTGGTGAAGGTCATAACCTACAAGAGCACAGTGTTGTGCTGATCCGTGGTGGTCGTGTTAAAGACTTACCAGGTGTACGTTACCATACCGTTCGTGGTTCTTTAGACTGTGCTGGTGTTAAAGATCGTAACCAGTCTCGTTCTAAATACGGTACTAAACGTCCTAAGAAATAA
- a CDS encoding EcsC family protein, producing the protein MQNSHNKHSRGLLSNAFGVAKKLSHAGLNFIGQNSPDYFFTPMSSTTVGQVIEGTARIKPIFAAQQYKNPEDMLRKQLPWMTQQLLGRHSHVVNKASDWIPAQVTDKISQYCFQQLNQFSNRLASIDGVLEQAGESDLAALSVDVERSKRLSQALAEQNKWLASIQGVISGATGIVGSSLDIPLCLILSLRTIYQVGRAYGFDLNHPDGQQTVQYIFNHVDLTALAEKHTLLAGIRTVANMLQVHDIETLQQLMGSGNDIEILRKWLTHSTEESKWSWLNHLDLSIFTKLSPVVGATIGATYGWKFIADVNDKAQQVFATARQYQLQYPDHSYDILTAYQYALAAQQQPLSTVNQIDDHVAQRSDDQSPDIQTMSLADKNISELDSTLNMVHSDRPVTTEIAVEQSELKASS; encoded by the coding sequence ATGCAAAATTCTCATAATAAACATTCCAGAGGATTGCTCTCGAACGCTTTTGGAGTGGCTAAAAAGCTCAGTCACGCCGGCTTAAATTTTATTGGTCAAAATTCTCCAGATTATTTTTTTACACCTATGTCATCGACTACTGTAGGGCAAGTGATAGAGGGTACTGCTCGAATAAAACCAATATTTGCAGCACAGCAATATAAAAATCCCGAAGATATGCTGCGTAAGCAATTGCCATGGATGACACAACAATTGCTCGGACGTCATTCTCACGTGGTGAATAAGGCGAGCGATTGGATACCTGCTCAGGTTACAGATAAGATTTCTCAGTATTGCTTTCAGCAGTTAAATCAATTCAGCAACCGGCTAGCTTCGATTGATGGTGTTTTAGAGCAAGCGGGTGAATCAGATCTGGCGGCTTTAAGCGTTGATGTGGAGCGTTCAAAACGCCTGAGTCAGGCATTGGCTGAACAAAATAAATGGCTTGCATCGATACAAGGTGTCATCAGCGGAGCAACAGGAATTGTAGGCTCATCGCTGGATATCCCACTTTGTCTTATTTTATCGTTACGTACCATTTATCAAGTAGGCCGCGCTTATGGTTTTGATTTAAATCATCCCGATGGACAACAAACCGTACAATATATCTTTAACCATGTTGACTTAACTGCTTTGGCCGAGAAACATACATTGTTGGCCGGTATCAGAACGGTTGCTAATATGTTGCAAGTTCATGATATTGAAACATTACAGCAATTGATGGGTTCAGGTAATGATATTGAAATTTTACGAAAATGGTTAACTCATAGTACGGAGGAGTCTAAATGGTCTTGGTTAAATCATCTTGATCTATCGATATTCACCAAGCTAAGTCCTGTTGTAGGTGCAACCATTGGGGCAACTTATGGCTGGAAATTTATTGCTGATGTCAATGACAAGGCACAACAAGTTTTTGCGACTGCACGTCAATACCAGTTGCAATATCCAGATCATTCATATGATATTTTAACAGCTTATCAATATGCTTTAGCTGCACAGCAGCAACCTCTAAGTACTGTTAATCAAATAGATGATCATGTTGCACAAAGATCAGACGATCAGTCACCGGATATTCAAACCATGTCATTAGCGGATAAAAATATATCCGAGTTGGATTCAACACTGAACATGGTTCATTCCGATCGACCAGTCACGACAGAGATTGCTGTTGAACAATCCGAGTTGAAAGCATCATCTTAA